A genomic segment from Schistocerca piceifrons isolate TAMUIC-IGC-003096 chromosome 4, iqSchPice1.1, whole genome shotgun sequence encodes:
- the LOC124795722 gene encoding uncharacterized protein LOC124795722, translated as MELLDPLLHNGRTLYRDNSYSSVSLATELMNTSTHLVGTLRSNRKGNPQTVISAKLKKGQTICSHSNTKTSVIKWKDKQDVLMISTKHNDDMVPVKCKTGMEVLKPKAVDDYNAAKSFITATDQLSSFSMTRQCMVKWYRKIIFEILFGTSVVNAQVLYNLANKGSKSCIQIIHFRELLVLLLLNAKDPHP; from the coding sequence ATGGAGTTACTTGATCCTTTGTTGCACAATGGGAGGACATTGTATCGTGACAATTCATACAGTAGTGTATCATTGGCTACAGAACTAATGAATACCTCTACCCATCTTGTTGGAACTCTTAGGAGTAATAGAAAAGGTAACCCACAAACTGTAATATCTGCAAAACTGAAAAAAGGGCAAACAATATGTTCACACAGCAACACTAAAACCTCTGTGATCAAATGGAAAGATAAACAGGATGTTTTGATGATTTCTACCAAACATAACGATGATATGGTGCCTGTAAAATGTAAAACTGGCATGGAAGTTTTGAAACCCAAAGCGGTCGATGACTACAATGCCGCCAAGTCATTTATTACTGCAACTGATCAGCTGAGCTCATTCTCAATGACACGTCAGTGTATGGTTAAATGGTACAGAAAAATCATTTTTGAAATCCTTTTTGGAACATCTGTTGTAAATGCTCAAGTACTGTACAACTTGGCAAACAAAGGATCCAAGTCTTGCATACAAATAATTCATTTCAGGGAGCTCTTGGTTCTACTGCTATTGAATGCCAAAGATCCACATCCATGA